In Nocardia asteroides, a single genomic region encodes these proteins:
- a CDS encoding serine/threonine-protein kinase gives MSPEGGVLLERGEVFAGFSVERLLGAGGMGSVYLARQPRMDRLIALKLLNRELFTHTEVRARFEREADLVAQLDHPSIVAVYDRGTEDGQLWISMQYVDGIDAGAVDVTELPPERAVQIIEGVAAALDYAHSMGILHRDVKPGNIMLARSQGGQGERVFLTDFGIARLREDSTHLTQDGMFTATLAYASPEQMTGNPLDHRTDQYSLACALYWLLLGIGPFDSPNPADIIHGHLNLVPAPIAPRRPGIAPAMDLVIAKAMAKHPAHRYGSCGEFAAAARAALNAPASGGLAAVAPVGAPGSVPPGAPSAAPGAPIPPNAPGPVPAVHPPNAPGVGAVPPGQPPPNPPGVPQGASPQCGPPPAGPPQGGPQAGPPQAGPPRNGNGGALPPGPGHGMTPGPRPPRRRGGGRRIIGTLLLGWLVVVVVALLVLVGILFVVLRTDGDEGSSTTQGRAIAPTPAQTTQTTQTATAEADPLAVSRRAFPRLVPAGRDADGTGYLGARCVLVTPDEDRIRFEELALSVGTWTRAWRCDRDGTDPGSLSYVVLQFPAPAAARAVIDSLPAHTRSVERKEGAPVTLHRWLRPDPAGPFTQPKSTARLIVSFGDDPQRAAFLISVANHGEASGTGPDPSAQAVVDDWWEEAPL, from the coding sequence GTGTCACCGGAAGGGGGCGTGTTGCTGGAGCGCGGTGAGGTGTTCGCGGGATTCAGCGTGGAGCGGCTGCTCGGCGCGGGCGGCATGGGCTCGGTGTACCTGGCCCGGCAGCCGAGGATGGACCGGCTGATCGCGCTCAAGCTGCTGAATCGCGAGCTGTTCACGCACACCGAGGTCAGGGCGCGTTTCGAGCGCGAGGCCGACCTGGTGGCGCAGCTGGACCACCCCTCGATCGTCGCGGTGTACGACCGCGGCACCGAGGACGGGCAGCTCTGGATCTCCATGCAGTATGTGGACGGGATCGACGCGGGCGCCGTCGACGTCACCGAGCTGCCGCCGGAGCGCGCGGTGCAGATCATCGAGGGCGTCGCTGCGGCGCTCGACTACGCGCACAGCATGGGCATCCTGCACCGGGACGTGAAGCCGGGGAACATCATGCTGGCCCGCTCGCAGGGCGGGCAGGGCGAGCGGGTCTTCCTCACCGACTTCGGGATCGCCCGGCTGCGCGAGGACTCCACGCACCTCACCCAGGACGGGATGTTCACCGCCACCCTCGCCTACGCCTCGCCGGAGCAGATGACCGGCAATCCGCTCGACCACCGCACCGACCAGTACTCCCTCGCCTGCGCGCTGTACTGGCTGCTGCTCGGGATCGGGCCGTTCGACTCGCCGAACCCGGCGGACATCATCCACGGGCACCTCAACCTGGTTCCCGCGCCGATCGCGCCGCGGCGGCCCGGGATCGCGCCCGCCATGGACCTGGTGATCGCCAAGGCGATGGCGAAGCATCCGGCGCACCGGTACGGGAGTTGCGGGGAGTTCGCCGCCGCGGCGCGGGCGGCGTTGAACGCGCCCGCGAGCGGTGGTCTCGCCGCGGTCGCGCCCGTCGGCGCGCCGGGATCGGTTCCGCCGGGCGCACCGAGCGCGGCTCCGGGCGCTCCGATACCGCCCAACGCCCCCGGGCCGGTACCCGCGGTCCATCCACCCAACGCCCCCGGTGTGGGAGCGGTGCCGCCCGGACAACCTCCGCCGAACCCGCCCGGCGTGCCGCAAGGTGCTTCCCCGCAATGCGGACCTCCGCCGGCCGGACCTCCGCAAGGCGGTCCGCAGGCCGGACCTCCGCAGGCCGGACCTCCGCGGAACGGGAACGGCGGCGCACTGCCGCCCGGACCCGGCCACGGGATGACGCCCGGCCCGCGCCCACCGCGGCGGCGGGGCGGGGGCCGCCGGATCATCGGCACCCTGCTCCTCGGCTGGCTGGTGGTCGTCGTCGTGGCACTGCTGGTGCTGGTCGGCATCCTGTTCGTGGTCCTGCGCACCGACGGCGACGAGGGCTCGTCGACCACGCAGGGCCGCGCGATCGCCCCGACCCCGGCACAGACGACGCAGACGACGCAGACGGCGACGGCGGAGGCCGACCCGCTCGCGGTGAGCCGCCGCGCCTTCCCGCGGCTGGTCCCGGCGGGCAGGGACGCGGACGGCACCGGGTACCTCGGCGCCCGCTGTGTCCTGGTCACCCCGGACGAGGACCGGATCCGCTTCGAGGAGCTCGCGCTGAGCGTCGGCACCTGGACCCGCGCCTGGCGCTGCGACCGCGACGGCACCGACCCCGGCTCGCTGAGCTACGTGGTGCTGCAGTTCCCCGCCCCGGCCGCGGCCCGCGCCGTGATCGACTCGCTGCCCGCGCACACCAGGTCCGTCGAGCGCAAGGAGGGCGCCCCGGTGACGCTGCACCGCTGGCTCCGCCCCGACCCGGCCGGCCCCTTCACCCAGCCGAAGAGCACCGCGCGGCTGATCGTGAGCTTCGGCGACGATCCGCAGCGCGCGGCCTTCCTGATCTCCGTCGCCAACCACGGCGAGGCGAGCGGCACCGGCCCGGATCCCTCCGCGCAGGCCGTCGTCGACGACTGGTGGGAGGAGGCACCGCTGTAG
- a CDS encoding alpha/beta-hydrolase family protein, which translates to MIVDCTPRVVAVALPERADPLPRVTTTLATGFAVVASLAPGLLPRGPLTQAVLTALLVALALGAARAVPNRDRTSGDPSEVADRGAVLALTGCAVLVGCAAAWLWQNTLRAAMAAPLITPAHWALWALFSTALLTAPALLVRGVRLAPRRAAVGALALGVATAVLVPLPPGAQAVASPNSPLPYTRSGSAHSTVAWDSLGTQGRRFVADGSADAVRVYIGLDSARTLDDRVTLALRELRRTGGLARRHLVLAVPTGSGWLDAGAAQGMESRFAGDVAVVALQYSAAPSWVTFVTGRERAAESARALFTALERELTALPDPPRLYVYGQSLGAWGGSAVFADDADQRRRTCAVLWAGPPAGAVHRAGATVLANRSDPVVHWSPRLLWHRPDLTATRPDAPVPEWQPVLSFLQTGADLLGALDAPAGHGHRYGTDQGTALGDCAAHLAPK; encoded by the coding sequence GTGATCGTCGACTGCACCCCGCGGGTTGTCGCCGTCGCGCTCCCCGAGCGCGCCGACCCGCTGCCCCGCGTGACCACCACGCTCGCAACGGGGTTCGCCGTCGTGGCCTCGCTGGCCCCCGGCCTGCTGCCCCGCGGCCCGCTCACCCAGGCCGTCCTCACCGCCCTGCTCGTCGCGCTCGCGCTCGGCGCCGCACGGGCGGTCCCGAACCGCGACCGCACCTCCGGCGACCCGTCGGAGGTCGCCGATCGCGGCGCGGTCCTCGCGCTCACGGGGTGCGCGGTGCTCGTCGGCTGCGCGGCGGCGTGGCTGTGGCAGAACACGCTGCGCGCCGCCATGGCCGCGCCCCTGATCACCCCGGCGCACTGGGCGCTGTGGGCGCTGTTCAGCACCGCGCTGCTCACCGCGCCGGCGCTGCTCGTGCGCGGCGTGCGCCTGGCCCCGCGGCGCGCCGCGGTCGGCGCGCTGGCGCTCGGCGTCGCGACCGCCGTCCTGGTCCCGCTGCCGCCCGGCGCGCAGGCCGTGGCGAGCCCGAATTCACCGCTCCCCTACACCCGCTCGGGCTCCGCGCACTCGACCGTCGCGTGGGACTCCCTCGGTACCCAGGGCCGCCGCTTCGTCGCCGACGGCAGCGCCGACGCCGTCCGCGTCTACATCGGCCTCGACTCCGCCCGCACCCTGGACGACCGGGTCACCCTCGCGCTGCGCGAACTGCGGCGCACCGGCGGCCTCGCCCGCCGCCACCTGGTGCTCGCCGTCCCGACCGGCTCCGGCTGGCTGGACGCCGGGGCCGCGCAGGGCATGGAGAGCCGCTTCGCCGGCGATGTCGCGGTCGTCGCCCTGCAGTACTCCGCCGCACCGAGCTGGGTCACCTTCGTCACCGGCCGGGAGCGGGCGGCGGAATCCGCGCGCGCCCTCTTCACCGCGCTGGAGCGCGAGCTGACCGCGCTCCCCGACCCGCCGCGGCTCTACGTCTACGGCCAGAGCCTCGGCGCCTGGGGCGGCAGCGCCGTCTTCGCCGACGACGCCGACCAGCGGCGCCGCACCTGCGCGGTGCTCTGGGCGGGCCCGCCCGCGGGCGCGGTGCACCGCGCGGGCGCCACCGTCCTGGCCAACCGCTCCGACCCGGTCGTGCACTGGTCACCCCGATTGCTCTGGCACCGCCCCGATCTCACCGCCACCCGCCCGGACGCCCCGGTCCCCGAGTGGCAGCCGGTCCTGTCCTTCCTGCAGACCGGAGCCGACCTGCTCGGCGCCCTCGACGCCCCCGCGGGCCACGGCCACCGCTACGGCACCGACCAGGGCACCGCACTCGGCGACTGCGCCGCGCACCTTGCCCCGAAGTGA
- a CDS encoding response regulator: MAITVLIADDQAMVRQGFGALLAAQPDISVVGDAADGRAAVAEAARLRPDVVLMDVRMPEMNGLDAARAILAAGFDPPVRVLMLTTFDIDDYVYEALGIGASGFLLKDAPAEELVRAVRVVAEGQALLAPTVTRRLIADVTRRRAGRVKPAPHLKQLTPREREVLELVARGMSNTEIAETLFVAEQTVKTHVSKIFSKLNLRDRAQAVVLAYESGLVTPG, translated from the coding sequence GTGGCAATAACGGTGCTGATCGCCGACGACCAAGCGATGGTGCGGCAGGGGTTCGGCGCCCTGCTCGCGGCCCAGCCGGACATCAGCGTGGTCGGCGACGCGGCGGACGGGAGGGCCGCGGTGGCCGAGGCCGCCCGGCTGCGCCCGGACGTGGTCCTGATGGATGTCCGCATGCCGGAGATGAACGGCCTCGACGCCGCCCGCGCGATCCTGGCCGCCGGGTTCGACCCGCCGGTCCGGGTGCTGATGCTGACCACCTTCGACATCGACGACTACGTCTACGAGGCGCTCGGCATCGGCGCCAGCGGCTTCCTGCTCAAGGACGCGCCCGCCGAGGAGCTGGTGCGTGCGGTCCGGGTGGTCGCCGAGGGGCAGGCGCTGCTCGCCCCGACCGTCACCCGCAGGCTGATCGCCGACGTCACCCGCCGCCGGGCCGGCCGGGTCAAGCCCGCGCCGCACCTGAAGCAGCTCACCCCGCGCGAGCGCGAGGTGCTGGAACTGGTCGCCCGCGGCATGTCGAACACCGAGATCGCGGAGACGCTCTTCGTGGCCGAGCAGACGGTGAAAACCCATGTCTCGAAGATCTTCTCGAAACTGAACCTGCGCGACCGGGCGCAGGCCGTCGTGCTCGCCTACGAATCGGGGCTGGTCACCCCGGGGTGA
- a CDS encoding sensor histidine kinase has product MRGIPAKLWVDACTAVVVVAFYSVAWPTLHVTHVVTPPVQPFLAALAAFPILLVRVNPALGWAVSAGSALLIAAAVPHQPGSDLPFQVVQLICLIVLLFAVGLRAPMPLVGVAWLATSLLVGATMPGPGAELGWPLGFGALVLFALLIRWLVLSRRQLSAFEEENELERARRAILEEKARIARDLHDVVAHHMSLVVVQAQTAPYRVDGVSAGARAEFESIGATAREALNEIRGMLGVLRSDGQLPEHAPQPTAADLPALLDATRRAGVPLTWTVQGELSGVPETVGLALYRIVQESLSNASRHAAGADVRVDVVCGTELAVWIGNGPGTPGPTGNGGHGVAGMHARAVAVGGELVAGARPGGGYDVRARLPLAAGMTVAPQPATLGKR; this is encoded by the coding sequence ATGCGGGGTATCCCCGCGAAGTTGTGGGTCGACGCCTGCACCGCGGTCGTCGTCGTCGCCTTCTACTCCGTGGCCTGGCCGACGCTGCACGTCACGCACGTGGTCACGCCGCCGGTGCAGCCGTTCCTGGCCGCGCTCGCCGCCTTCCCGATCCTGCTGGTGCGGGTGAATCCGGCGCTGGGCTGGGCGGTCTCGGCGGGCTCCGCGCTGCTCATCGCGGCGGCGGTGCCGCACCAGCCGGGCAGCGACCTGCCGTTCCAGGTGGTGCAGCTGATCTGCCTGATCGTGCTGCTCTTCGCGGTCGGGCTGCGCGCGCCGATGCCGCTGGTCGGGGTGGCATGGCTGGCGACCTCGCTGCTGGTCGGCGCCACCATGCCCGGCCCGGGGGCGGAGTTGGGCTGGCCGCTCGGGTTCGGCGCGCTCGTCCTCTTCGCGCTGCTCATCCGCTGGCTGGTGCTCTCCCGGCGGCAGCTCTCCGCCTTCGAGGAGGAGAACGAGCTGGAGCGGGCGCGGCGAGCCATCCTGGAGGAGAAGGCCAGGATCGCCCGCGACCTGCACGACGTGGTCGCGCACCACATGTCGCTGGTCGTGGTGCAGGCACAGACCGCGCCGTACCGGGTCGACGGGGTGAGCGCGGGGGCGCGCGCCGAGTTCGAGTCCATCGGCGCCACCGCGCGCGAGGCGCTGAACGAGATCCGCGGCATGCTCGGCGTGCTGCGCAGCGACGGCCAGCTGCCCGAGCACGCGCCGCAGCCGACCGCCGCCGACCTGCCCGCCCTGCTCGACGCCACCCGGCGGGCAGGCGTCCCGCTCACCTGGACGGTGCAGGGCGAGCTGAGCGGGGTGCCGGAGACGGTCGGGCTCGCGCTCTACCGGATCGTGCAGGAGTCGCTGTCGAACGCCTCCAGGCACGCGGCCGGGGCCGATGTGCGGGTGGACGTGGTGTGCGGCACCGAACTCGCGGTGTGGATCGGCAACGGGCCGGGAACGCCGGGCCCCACCGGGAACGGCGGGCACGGAGTCGCCGGGATGCACGCCCGCGCGGTCGCCGTCGGCGGCGAGCTGGTGGCGGGGGCACGCCCCGGCGGCGGGTACGACGTGCGGGCGCGGCTTCCGCTCGCCGCCGGGATGACGGTGGCGCCGCAGCCGGCGACGCTCGGCAAGCGGTGA